The nucleotide window TGAAGAGTGTATGTTGATGGCTAACGTAGCAACCGCTCGTTATCTGAAATGGCATAAAATGCCAATGCTTTATCGTGTGCATGAAAAACCAATGGAAGAGCGTCTGAAAAATTTAAGAACGTTCCTTGGTGATTTTGGTTTAACCCTTGAGGGTGGTGATGAGCCAACCGCACATGATTACGCCGATGTTGCCGCTAAGGTGGAAGGCGAACCGCATGAGCATTTGGTGCAAACGGTATTGTTGCGCAGTATGAACCAGGCGGTTTATCAGCCTGAAAATAAAGGACACTTTGGTCTGAATTATGAGCATTACGCTCACTTCACTTCACCGATTCGCCGCTACCCTGATTTATTGATTCACCGTGCGATTCGCCATGTTTGGAGTAAGCAGGGTGTTGAGAAGTTTGATTACACGGAAAATCAAATGGTTGACTTGGGGCAGCACTGTTCTGATACAGAAAGACGTGCAGATGAAGCGACTCGTGATGCGGTTACCTTCTTGAAATGCGAATTCCTATCTCACCGTATTGGTGGTGAGTATGAGGCCGTGGTTTCAGCAGCAACCAATTTTGGTCTGTTTGTTGAGTTGCAGCCGTTGTTTGTTGAAGGTTTAGTGCATATTACCGAATTGGGTGAAGATTACTTCCATTACGATAATGCGCGTCACTGCTTGAAAGGTGAACGTACTGGTAAGGTTTATCGTTTAGGTGATCGTATTAAAGTTCAGGTGGCTCAAGTGAATCTAGATGACCGTAAAGTGGATTTACGTTTTATTGAAAGCTTAACTGAACATGCTGAGCCAGCTGTGAATGCAGAAGATAATGATTCAACGGACGCTGAAAAGCCAACTGAAGAGAAAGCGCCACGTAAGAAACGTTTCTACCGTAAAAAGAAACGTTCTGGCTCAAAGCCTAAAGCGGATTAGGGGCTAGTTCAACATGAAACAAGAAGTCATTTATGGTTTGCATGCGGTTGAGAAGTTTATCAAGCAATCTCCACAGTCGGTTTACACCATCAGCTTTTTAAAAGGACGATTAAATAACCGTCAACAAGCTTTGCATGATCAAGCTAAGCATTTGGGATTGAATCTTGAATTAGTCAGTAAATCAGCATTCAATAAGATTGATGGCAATCATCAAGGGGTTATGGCAACGGTCGCCAAGCAGGCCGATTTAACCGAGTCTGATTTAAAGAACTTGATTGAAGAAACCAGTAATCCGCTTTTTGTTTTTTTAGATGAGGTTCAAGACCCACATAATTTAGGCGCCATCCTAAGAACCGCGGATGCGGTTGGTGCACATGCCGTTATTATTCCTAAGCATAATTCTGTTGGCATGAATGCTACGGTACGAAAGGTGGCTTCCGGTGCGGCGGATAATGTTAAATTGATTGTGGTTTCTAATTTGGTTAGAACCATGAAAGAGATGCAGCAGGCGGGAATGTGGATGATTGGTTTGGCGGGTGAAACCGATCAAACCATCTATGACCACGACTTAACTGGTTCAATCGGCATTGTCATGGGTACGGAAGGAAGTGGCTTACGTCGCTTAACCAGAGAAGCTTGTGATCACTTAGCTGCCATCCCAATGATGGGTGTGGTTGAGAGTTTAAATGTGTCTGTTGCCACTGGTGTGACTTTATATGAAGCATTTAGACAGAGAAAAATTAAATCTTAAATTGACTGTGAGCATTTGTGTAATGCATTAATCTACTGATTGATCTTACCGATGCTAGGGTTGAAGCCTCTATAAAGTCACCAGGCCTGGTGACTTTATAGAGGCTTTTTTAATTGTAGTTCTACTAAATCTTTAGGTGTTTAGAGTTCAAGCCGTATAGATATCGCCATTTTCATCAACTTTCACACCAACTTTTTTCAGCGATTCATCCCAACAAGGGCCATCGATACATAGGCCGTCTTCAATATTGAAATAGGCGTCATGTACCGAGCATTTCATGGTTTTTTCAAACGGGTTCACATCAATCTTATAAGCCTCGTCTAAAGGCACGTCCTGATGTGGACAGTTGTTTAAATAACAACGAACACTGTTTTCATATTTGATGAGTACCAACGACTGGCCAGAATCGCTGGTGACCACCATGGTTTTAGCATTGCTCAGCTGTTTCATGTTTGCCAGCGGTTTGCTGTTAGGACGTTCTTCAAGCAGATTGTCCAGGCCTGGTTGTTGGCATTTTTTGGCAGCGAGTTTATTAGCAAAAATGACGGCATCTTTTAAGTTGTTCTTTTCTATCAAAGAGTGGATTAGGCCTGCATTGAAGGTATCTCCTGCCGCTAATGTATCTATGATTGGGCTAACGTTTTCAGCCTCTATGTGTTCGATAGCGGCGTTGATTGGTTTAAACCAAACCCCTTGCTCTCCCCAGGTACAGACCATGTTGACATTGTGTGAGCTTAGGCTTTCAAGTAAAGCTTGGCCGTTTTCAAACCCTTTGGCTGTTGCATAGTGGTGGGAGAAAATCAGTAGGTTGACGCTGCCAAATAAGGCTTCGATACCTTCTCTAGGTTTTTCCACTTCTAGGGAGATTGGCTGGTGGGTTAAGAATGTTTTGGCAATATTCAACATGCCGGGTAATTGAGAGGTATTGCGGCCTTCAAAATGTAACCAGTCGTACTCCTCAATCTCAATTTTGGCAAAAAAATCAAAACTGATTTCAGGCAAATCTCGGTAGTGAACAATAGTACGGTGACCATTTTGGGCGTTTATTGTAACATAAGACGTGGGTGTACGGCCTTTGATGAACTTTTGGGTATGCTCAGTAGATATATTGCGGGCGTTTAAACCAGAAATAAGCTGCTTGGCTTCACTGTCAGCGGCTACCGTGGTGCAGATGTCGGTATCGTGTCCTAATTGGTTTAATACATATAAGGTATTGTTTACGTTGCCACCAGTTTCTATATGTTTACTTTGAGCGCGTAATTCTTCATCTTCTAAAGGATGGTGGTCGACAGTTAATATGACATCGAGCACGGCATTTCCGATACCTAAAATTTTTGACATAGTCATTTCCATCAATAAATTAATTTTTAATAGCGTTGCTAAATTCAACAAGAAACCGCTACTTCATTTAGTGGTGGAATTCTAACATAGCCGTTAAAACCTTGCTTTGACTTGTGTTTTTTTAATAAAAGTGAATAAATCGAAAAAAAACTTGACAAGGTAATAGGCTAACTTAAATTTTAAATGCTATAAAAAGGTTTAATTGTTTAAAGTATCTGGTTGAAATTTAAGTGTTATATGTAATATTTATAGGGTAATCCATCTGAGTGTTTTTTTGACAGTTCTTTTCCACAAAAGCTGTGGATAACTTTGTGTGTAAAGTTGATAAATGTTGCTTAAGTTCTTTATATTAGCTAAAAAATATTAAACTGCCTAAAATTTAAGCAATTGTGTTGTTCGTTAAATTTCGTATGTAAATTGGTTAAAATTAATAGCCTTATAAGTACAATATAAGTAAATAAATATTAACTAAAGATGACAAACAAAATAAAAGCGATACAATCAACAATATAAAATAAAAATAAAAATAAAAAATTCGATTGAATAATCGTAACGAAAAAATTCATTGGGCTATTATGAATGAAATGAAATCTGCATTTAACGCAAGTTGTTTTAATTGTGGTTTGCAAAAAATATGTTTTCCTACCGGTTTACTAAAGACAGATATTGATCGTTTAGATGATATCGTTGAACGAAAATCACCACTCAAAAAAAACCAACACCTTTATGAAGCTGGTCAAAAGTTTACTTCTATCTTTGCCATTAGAGCAGGAGCGGTAAAGCTTTACTCTTACTCTGATCTTGGTGAGGAGATTGTGCACGGCTTCTATTTGCCGGGTGATGTCGTTGGGTTTGATGGTTTGATAGAAAATGCCTACCTATACAATGCTGTGGCCCTGGATAGTACAAGTGTCTGTAATTTACCATTTGATCAGTTGAGCGAACTCTCTCTTAAGATTCCTAATCTTAATCAGCAAATTTTAACGGTGATGAGCAAAAAGATGCATGATGGAAGAATGCATTCTGAGTTACTGATTAAACGTAATGCTGACCAAAGGGTTGCACAATTTATTTGGAATATGGCCGAACGTTATAAAAATCGTGGCTACGCTTATGATGAATTCCGCTTAAGTATTTTACATAGGGATGTTGCCTTGTATTTAGGGTTAACGCCTGAAACGGTTTCACGCATTTTGGCTAAGTTCAATGCCGATCATATCGTCAGTTGGAAAAAGAAAGAAGTCATTATCTATAACGAGAAGCTTCTTAAGAACATTGCTGGTATAAGCAGTTGTGAGGTGTGCAAAGAAGCGGGCTGACAACATTAAATGCACAACTGTTAGCTTAATTGATTTCAATCAATAAGCCTTATCCATTGCTGTGATTTAATGAACCCATGAAAACGTTTGTAATTGGATTTACGTTTTTCATAATGTAGCCCGCTTACCCGGCTTTTTAGCCGGGGTCTTTTTGACTCTTCCTCGAGTTAAATTCTTTGAGTTTATTTAAATTTTGTAAAATTTGAATGATGTCGAAAAACTAAAATTATTTTAAATTCGCAACCCAACAACCAGTGTTTTTAATATAATTAGCTGTATCACAAAATATTAATTTTTTAATTTAGGAAATAAGGCCATGTCTTTCAAAAGCATTACACAATTATTTTTAGTTGGTTTTTTAGGTTTCACATTAGTCGGTTGTAGTTCTACTCCTAAAACAGATTCAGATAGCAGTAATAAAGATGTGGCAACAAATCAGGTTGATGCGGATATTGAAGCTGCAAAAAGAGCGGCTGCAGAGCGTGCGGCTGCAGACTTGGAAGCTAAGAAAGCTGAACTGAAAGCGGCTATTGATGGCAAAGTGGTTCATTTCGATTTCGATATGTCTGAAATTCGTCCAAGTGACTATGCGTTAATTAAAGCACACGCCGATTATATGTCTTTAGTTCCTGGAGCTTCTTTGACTGTTAGCGGTTATTGCGATGAGCGTGGTACGCGTGAATATAACTTAGCTTTAGGTGAGCGTCGTGCAAATGCCGTTCAAAATGCATTGGTTGCAGAGGGTGTAAGTCCTAGCCGTATTAACGTGATCAGTTTCGGTGAAGATAACCCGGTTGATGAAGCACATTCTGAGAGTGCTTGGGCAAAAAACCGTCGCGCTGAGTTTTCATACTAATTTATAATTAGTAATCTAGCATGATTTAAAAGCCTTTCTGTTTCGGCAGAAAGGCTTTTTTGTTTTAATAATATGAGTTTTAGTTTGTTTGAGTTGAATATGAAAAATGATACCCCTGTAGAACATTATCTTAAAGATTACCAAGCACCTCATTTTGAGGTTGAATCCGTTTTTTTAGAGTTCGATTTAGCTCCCCTAAATACCCAGGTAACCAATACCCTGAAGGTTAAGAATTTGTCGCAACAGCCAAAAATGGTTCTGGATGGTGAAAACGTAAAGCTGGTTTCCGTCTTTCTGGATGGTCGTGATTTGACCGCGCAATGTGAGCAGGGAAAAGAAACGTTAACCATTCCCACCTTAGGCTTGGATCAATTTGAGTTGAAAATTGAAACGGTAATTGAGCCTCAGAACAATACGGCTTTAGAAGGGCTTTATCGAACGAGCGGTAATTACTGTACTCAATGTGAAGCGGAAGGTTTTCGAAAGATCACTTATTTTTTTGATCGTCCCGATGTTCTGACATTATTTACCACTAAAATCATTGCCGATAAGTCTGAAAACTCAGTATTGCTGTCCAATGGTAATCTGATTGAATCAGGTGAACTTGCGGATAACCGTCATTATGCTGTTTGGCAGGATCCTTTCAAAAAACCATGTTATTTGTTTGCCTTGGTTGCAGGGAATTTAGCTTGTGTAAAAGAGGTTTATCATAGCGCGGATGGTCGCGATATCGATTTAAGAATCTACGTCGAGCCTAAAAATATCGATAAATGTGAACATGCTATGGATTCGCTGATTAAGTCGATGAAATGGGATGAGGAGCGATTCGGTTTAATTTACGATTTAGATATTTACATGATTGTCGCTGTTGATGATTTCAATATGGGGGCAATGGAAAACAAAGGGTTGAATGTATTCAATTCCAAATTTGTCCTCGCCAAACCTGATACAGCCACAGACGTTGACTATGAAGGTATCGAAGCGGTCATCGGGCATGAATATTTCCATAACTGGACAGGGAATCGTGTTACATGTCGTGATTGGTTCCAGTTGACGCTTAAAGAAGGTTTAACGGTCTTTAGGGATCAGGAGTTTACTGCAGATATGCTTTCGCCTGCAGTTAAGCGCATTGAAGACGTCAAACGTTTGCGTACGAATCAATTTCCTGAAGATGCCGGACCTATGTCGCATCCTATTCAACCACAATCCTATATTGAGATGAATAACTTCTATACCATGACGGTTTATGAAAAGGGAGCTGAAGTGGTTAGGCTTTACCATACCTTATTAGGTGAAAATGGCTTTAGAAAGGGTATGGATCTGTATTTCTCTAGGCATGATGGCCAGGCGGTTACCGTTGAAGACTTCAGAAATGCGATGGCAGATGCGAATGGTGTCGATTTGGCACAAATGCATCAGTGGTACTTGCAAAGCGGTACGCCAATATTGTCGGTTGCAACCGATTATGATGCTGGGTCTAAATTGTTTACGTTAACCCTGTCGCAAAGAATTCCAAAGCTAGAGGGTGGGTTTAAGCCAATGTTAATCCCGGTTAAGATGGCGCTGTTTTCAGAAGAGGGTGCTTCTTTGGCTCTTAATGTTGCCGTAGAAGATAGAGATAACATCGTCATTAATGGTTCAGAGGGGCTTTTAAAGTTAACGGAGACAACGCAAAAATTCAGTTTTGAGCAGGTTGAGAGCAATCCTATTGTTTCCTTATTAAGAGGCTTTTCTGCCCCGGTTATTCTTGAATATGAACAGAGTAATCAAGATTTGGCTAAATTGGCCAGCTTTGATTCAGACAGCTTTGTGCGTTGGGAATCGATGCAAACTTTGGCGTTAAGGGAGATTAAGCGTAATATTTCTAACTATGAAACAGGGCAAAATCTGCAAATCTCTGACTACTTCGCTCAGGCCTTTGCCGGTGTTCTAGCCGATTCGACTATTGATAAGGCTCTAAAAGCACTTACGTTAACTTTACCTGATTTAACCTATATCGGTGAGCAGTATCAGCAGATGAATGTTGATGCGATATATCATGTGCATCGCTGGCTAAAACAAGAACTGGCAACTCAGTATGAGGGTCAATTCTTGACTATCTATGCAGATTTAAATAAGTCTGAAAAAGTCTATCGATATCAAAAAGAGGATATTGCGAACCGTAAACTAAAAAATCTATGTTTGCAGTATTTAATGTTGCTACCCAATCAAATTCAGCTCGGTGCAGAACAGTTTACACAGAGTTCCAATATGACGGATGTTTTGGCAGCGCTAGAAAGTTTATCCCATACCGATAGCCTTGAGCGCCAATCTTGCTTAAATGCATTCTATGATAAGTGGAAAGAGGATACGTTGGTTTTAGATAAATGGTTTAGCTTGCAGGCGGGGTCACATCATCTTCATTCCTTAAGCCATGTAAAGGAGCTGGTTGAGCACAAGGATTTTGTTTATACCAATCCAAATAGGGTAAGAAGTGTTTTGGGTGTGTTTGGACGTTTGAATATGCTAGGTTTTCACCAGGCCAGTGGAGAGGGTTATCGTTTTATGGCTGAACAAGTTATCAAGCTCAATAGAATTAATCCACAAGTTGCCGCTAGGATTGTTGCGCCTTTCACCCATTGGAAACGATACGATCAACAGCGTCAAGATATGATGAAGCAGGCTTTACAACAAATTTTAGAGAGTGAGAACCTTTCAAAAGATGTATATGAAATTGTGTCAAAATCGCTAAATGCAGGTTGAAAATTCTCATTAAGTATATTGGGTTTACAGATATGAAAAAAATTCATCTAGCTCTAATCGGAATAGCGTTAAGTTTGCCGATGGCAAGCTTTGCCTATGCTGAAGGGGAGTGGGATGATTTTTTTCGGGATAGTAAGCCAAGAAGCTTGCTAGATGTTGGTAAAACGAAGCCATACGTTGAGAATACCCCTGCTAAAGAGAGGCATCTTCAGCAAGCAAAAAGGCTTGATCAAGAAATTTTAATCTTACGTGCTGAGATGTCAAAAAAAAATGGTGATCAAAAGCAAGTTGCCCAGTATCTAAAAGAACTTAAAAAACAGTATATTATTCCGGCTTTCCAAAATAGAGTGGCGGAACTCGAAAAGTATTTGGCATCGGTGCCTAAACCGTCGTTATTGTCGTTCTTTTCTTTTTCCAAAGACATTGTGTTTCCTATGCAAGATCCACAAGCTGTGGTGGCGATTGTTTTGCCAACCAGCGGGCGTTTTCAACAGGTTGGGCTTGAGCTGCAGAATACCTTGCAGCGCGGGCTTAAACAAGCGGGGTTTAAGGGTAAGTTAATCGCTCTAGATTCGGGGCTATACTCATCGGCTTTTGAAATGTGGGAGGTTCTAAAATATTATGAACCCGACTTTATTTTTGGCCCATTGCAGAAAGAACGCATTCTGCAATGGCAACAGTTGGCGACCGGGGTATCGACTTTATATTTCAATGAAGTGGGTTCATTGTCTTCTTCTGAATATAGTCTTTCCCCTAGTAAGCAAGCTGGGTTGGAGCAGGTCTTCCAAGTTTTAAATCAAGCACAGTATCAAAAAATACTGGTTCTTAAAAACCGTGACGATGTTTCCGAGCAATTGGAGCAGGCTTTTCACCAGGCCTGGTCACAATTTAATAACCCTAATGATTATCATGTGCAAACCATTGATAAAACCGTTGGGCAAGTCATTGATGATGCTTTACACTCGCAAAACTCAAAAGAGCGTCACCAATGGTTACAAACGGTATTAAGACAGCCGTTGGAGTTTGAACCGAGGGCTCGTAAAGATATTGAGGCAGTAATCTCTTTTGTTCCTGAAAATCAAGCAATTCAAATTGCGCCTTATCTACACTTTCTATCTTTAAATCAAACCATTACCCATATTTGGTACCCGAGTAAAACACCCAGCCAATCCTATTTGAGTGCAAACAGAGATGCGTGGGTGCAAACGTTTGCAATTCTTCCCTTATTTTTTTCAAGCGAATTTTTAAAAAATCAAACCTCAACAACATCAATTGAAAAAAATGGCCTGTTTCATGCTTTAGGAGAAGTGGCGATAGAGATTGTCAAAAATCCGAGTGAGTCTTCAAAGGTCGACACCTTGGTGGAAAGTGCATTTGGAACCTATGTTCGAGATGCAAATGGACAATTTTACCTTTTGCCAACTGTTTATTGGGCAGACAACGGTGTTTTTGAAAGATTTACTATTCAATCAGAATAATAATTTTCAATCTTAAAATCTTTTCTGCCGCAATTACAAATCCACTTTTATTGATTAATTTGACTGGTTTTCTATTTGAATTTTTCGATAAAAGTTTTTAAGGAATGACTGAGTGGCTATCCAAGACGATACATTTGATCCCAATGACCTAGAAAGTATTGATGCTTTATTAGATGAGGCTGAGTTAGAAGCGGTCTCTGATAATTTAGATGACGATATTTCAACTGATGAGGCCGAGTCATCCGCAGGAGGGGCTGTTGCCGATATTCCTGATGTTGATGAATCCATCGATTTCCCTGATGATTCGGATGGTTTTCTGGATTCATTGGATGATTTGGAGCTTGATGATGAACCTAAGGTGGTTGATGTTTCTACTCCTAAGGCTCAAGAAGAGGCGTCAACCAATATTGATAAAAAAATGGCTGAAAACAATCCAGCAGAATCAAGGTTTGAAGCTGTTCCAGATGCAGACGATTTTTTAGCAAAACGTGCAAATGCTCAAGTAGCACAAAATTCCAATATGGCGGCAAAAGATATGGATTCTATAAAAAAATTAATCATTATTTTTGGATCGATTTTGAGTGTACTGGCATTGGCCGGTATCGGTATCGGAGTGTGGGGGGCTTTATCGGCTTCGTCAGCCGGCATGGATGAAGAAACCCTGTCACTCATCGAATCAATCAAGGTGGCTTCTGAACAAAATAGTACAAGTATTCATGAAGTTGATAAAACCGCACAGTCGGTTGAGAAAAAGTTAGATGCAATCAATTTTCAGATAGAGCAGTTGGTTGCCGATATGGCAACAAATACCGGTTCATCCAAGGTGGTTGCTAAACAAGAGGTGATTGATCCTCTTGGATTGGGGGCGCATCCAGTAGCGCATGATGCAGGAAATGTCGCCAAAGATACCCATGGTGTTCCTGTGGCTCATCCTGTCGTACCAGAGCCAGTGGTAACGCATACAAATGTTGTCGCGTCACCGTCAATGGTCGCCGAGAATCCAGAATTAATGAAAAAAGTGACATCGGTAAATGACAAATTAATTAAAGCCCAACGCCGTATTGACGAGGTGAATAGTCGCGTTAAAAAAATACAAGATCAGTATCAGGCTTTGATTCAAAGTATTAAAACCGTTGAAAAACAAGTTTTGGTGGAACAGGCTGAAAAGGCCGAGCAAGTCGCTAAAGAAAATGAGAGACAATCTAAAAGCCGATATCAGTATTCGGCACCTGATGGTGGTTTTTATGACCAATCGGTAACGGATTCTTATCCATAATTTAGTGTTTAGATATGAATATGAAATGGTACGGTCTTTTATCAATTATTACGGCGGTTGTTTTCTTGAGCGCCTGTAGTTCTCAGCCGGTACAGAGTTTTAATCGTGCGGTGATTCAGATAGGTGAAAATGTCGGTTTAGTGCATTATTCGACAATGAAGGTACCGGATTATTATTCGACTAAACAGTTAGAAAAGAAATACGAATTAGGCACTGTGTATCGTGTGAACGATATCGACTGTTCGCAAGCGGCAAAAGATTGCCAGTAGAATTTTTAAGTCAATAAATTAAGTTTTGAGTAAATAGTGGAGTATAAAACCATGAAGAAGACATCATTTTTAATTGCTGGAGTAGCAAGCACTTTAGTTCTGTCGGGTTGTTTGCAGACTAAAAACGATGAGCCACAAGCCGTACAAGTACATCATGTACCGATGGTTGAATCTCAGGGAGCTGTTTCTAAATCAATCGCCACTCCTGCTCCTGTACAAAAGCCTGAGTTATTGAAAGTAACCGGAATTGGTTATGGTGCAGAAAGTACTTTTGCCGCCTATACATCGGGTCAACGACGTTTAATGGCGATTCGTTCATCTAAACTTGACGCTTACCGAGCATTAGCAGAACAGTTGTATGGTATTAAAATTGATAGTAATACTTCTGTATCAACCTTGACCGCCAAGAATGATAGCTTTAGAGCGCGAGTAAATGCCGTTGTTAGAGGCGCTAGAGTCGTGAGTGTGACGCCAATGGCAGATAATAACTATGAAACGGTTTTGGAAGTCTATGTGGATAAAAAATTCTTTGAGGAAGCTTTTGTTTATACAGCATCTAAAGCGGCTGCGGTAGAGCCTGAACAGGCTTATAAAGTAAGTTCTTACTAAAAGATTTGCTATAGGAATTACCAGGCCTGCTAACTTGCTAGGTTTGATAAAACTTATGGATTGAGGCGATATATGATTTTTAAAAAAGTCTTTGTAGCGACAATTTTATCTTTGTTTGTTTGGCAAAGTGTTGCTGATGCAGCGAGTATTAGTACTCGTGTAAGAATTCTAGAAAGCAAGGTTGCCAAACAGGACAAGCAAATTAAAGCGTCCGAACAATCACAAAAAAATAGTGAAGCTAAGGTTGATAAAAGTTTAGCGAAGATGCAAGCTTTGGAGAAGAAATTGTCAAAGCTCTTAAAAGAAGATGGTAAGGAAAAAACGGCAGAAAGAGCGGATAAGCGTTACGCTTTTCCGTAGAGTAAGTGTTTTTTATTCCATTTATAAACTTAATACTCAAATACAAAAAAGCCTCAGTAAATAACTGAGGCTTTTTTGTATTCTATGTCCCGTAATGTTGTTTAGAATAGATATAAGATTATTTGTTGTGTTGTTCTTTGTTACGGTTTTTCTGGGCAAACTCAATCTCTTTAGCTTGAATGAAGTAAACCAGTTTACGTCGATCATCTTCAGATAGAGATTGATATGATAATGCAATTGTAGAGCCTTCAGAACCGTCGGCAAGAGGGGTTACACTCACAACATCACAACGTACCAAGATGGGGGATTCATTTTGCAGTGGCTTGATAAGTAAATCAACTTTATCCGTTATTTTCACATCTTCTTCTACATCTATCGCAATGCCGCCACCACTTAAATTAACTAAGCGCTGTGGAATGGCTCGGCTAAGCTGTTTTTCATCGATGGTTTGCAATAGAAAATTGATTTTACTATTCATGGCAGTCAGTGCTGAAGCCAGTAGCGAACTTTTTTGATTGATATGAGAAATTACCTCATTGATCTGAGCGTCTAGCTGAGACAAGTTCTCCATAAAGTATTCTTCAATATACTTCGCATCTGGAGTGCTTGGTAATGCCGTTTCAATAGCTTGTTCTAACGACAATATACGATAGCTACAAGGCATGATGACATCAATTCGGTAGTAAGAGCGTTGGTCTTTACGCATAAATATTCTCTCTAATCACGATGGTTGAGGGATTAGCCTCGTTTGAGTTTTATTCTGTCTTATTATGAAACTTTCATAGTTTATACAAATAAAGAAACGAATGAAAACTCTTTGAAATTATCATTAAAATTTAAAAATAATTATAAGCAGAAAATAAGCCAATAATTAGGCTTTACCTAAAGAGCTTTGGTTACCAGATTGGGTTTTTTCGCCACTTGATCCATAAAGCTTTATATCTTGTTTGTGCTTGCCTGAAATCAAATCTAGTGCGTGTTGGTTGATATTACTGAGCATTTGAATTGACATGCCATTTGCTAAGTTTTTATCGTGGCATTCTTGAACTAGGGAAATTAAAGCTTGAGTTTGTTGTTGTAGATCTTTAGGAAGGGTCTTGAATAGTTGAGATTCAACGAGGGTGTTTAGATTTAAACCGCTTTTTTCTAAATTGAAATTTAACGCTGAGGTTTCTGAATTAAGCTTGTCTGCCAACTCTTGTTTATTGGCCGTGGTCTTTAGAATTTGATCAGCTAAATTTTTTCTAATGGATTCAGATTCTAAATCAAGCTGTTCTGAAAACTTCTTTAAAAGACGAAGTAATGACTCTGTTTGTGAGGAAAACAGTTTTAAATCAAATTTAACTTCGTCTGAGGTAGGGTGCATTTTCTCAACTAGGCTTTGGCAAATAAGGCTTCAGTTTGAATTAACTTTTCAGCGATTTTCTGCGAATCGATTTGATAAGTACCATCAGAGATTGCAGCTTTGATTGCGGCAATTCGTGCTGAATTATCAATCTGAACATCTTGAGATTTTGCTTCAAGCTCTCGAGTTTGTGATAAAACGTCCGTTAAAGTAACCCTGTCTACAGAGTTTTTAGCTGTGCTTGCTCGTCCATCAAGCTCTTTAGTCGGCGTTTTTAACTGGTCGTTGGCACGACTAGTCATCACACTGTTTGTTAAATTTTTAATATCCATTTTTTGGCCTCACACCTGATATTGCTGACATTTTAACAGCATTGTTACCGTTTCTACTATATGTATCGGCAAAATATTAAAAGCTTTAGCTAAAAAGTTAATTTTTTTTTGGT belongs to Thiomicrorhabdus immobilis and includes:
- the rlmB gene encoding 23S rRNA (guanosine(2251)-2'-O)-methyltransferase RlmB; protein product: MKQEVIYGLHAVEKFIKQSPQSVYTISFLKGRLNNRQQALHDQAKHLGLNLELVSKSAFNKIDGNHQGVMATVAKQADLTESDLKNLIEETSNPLFVFLDEVQDPHNLGAILRTADAVGAHAVIIPKHNSVGMNATVRKVASGAADNVKLIVVSNLVRTMKEMQQAGMWMIGLAGETDQTIYDHDLTGSIGIVMGTEGSGLRRLTREACDHLAAIPMMGVVESLNVSVATGVTLYEAFRQRKIKS
- a CDS encoding PfkB family carbohydrate kinase gives rise to the protein MSKILGIGNAVLDVILTVDHHPLEDEELRAQSKHIETGGNVNNTLYVLNQLGHDTDICTTVAADSEAKQLISGLNARNISTEHTQKFIKGRTPTSYVTINAQNGHRTIVHYRDLPEISFDFFAKIEIEEYDWLHFEGRNTSQLPGMLNIAKTFLTHQPISLEVEKPREGIEALFGSVNLLIFSHHYATAKGFENGQALLESLSSHNVNMVCTWGEQGVWFKPINAAIEHIEAENVSPIIDTLAAGDTFNAGLIHSLIEKNNLKDAVIFANKLAAKKCQQPGLDNLLEERPNSKPLANMKQLSNAKTMVVTSDSGQSLVLIKYENSVRCYLNNCPHQDVPLDEAYKIDVNPFEKTMKCSVHDAYFNIEDGLCIDGPCWDESLKKVGVKVDENGDIYTA
- the fnr gene encoding fumarate/nitrate reduction transcriptional regulator Fnr, whose product is MNNRNEKIHWAIMNEMKSAFNASCFNCGLQKICFPTGLLKTDIDRLDDIVERKSPLKKNQHLYEAGQKFTSIFAIRAGAVKLYSYSDLGEEIVHGFYLPGDVVGFDGLIENAYLYNAVALDSTSVCNLPFDQLSELSLKIPNLNQQILTVMSKKMHDGRMHSELLIKRNADQRVAQFIWNMAERYKNRGYAYDEFRLSILHRDVALYLGLTPETVSRILAKFNADHIVSWKKKEVIIYNEKLLKNIAGISSCEVCKEAG
- the pal gene encoding peptidoglycan-associated lipoprotein Pal; protein product: MSFKSITQLFLVGFLGFTLVGCSSTPKTDSDSSNKDVATNQVDADIEAAKRAAAERAAADLEAKKAELKAAIDGKVVHFDFDMSEIRPSDYALIKAHADYMSLVPGASLTVSGYCDERGTREYNLALGERRANAVQNALVAEGVSPSRINVISFGEDNPVDEAHSESAWAKNRRAEFSY
- the pepN gene encoding aminopeptidase N produces the protein MKNDTPVEHYLKDYQAPHFEVESVFLEFDLAPLNTQVTNTLKVKNLSQQPKMVLDGENVKLVSVFLDGRDLTAQCEQGKETLTIPTLGLDQFELKIETVIEPQNNTALEGLYRTSGNYCTQCEAEGFRKITYFFDRPDVLTLFTTKIIADKSENSVLLSNGNLIESGELADNRHYAVWQDPFKKPCYLFALVAGNLACVKEVYHSADGRDIDLRIYVEPKNIDKCEHAMDSLIKSMKWDEERFGLIYDLDIYMIVAVDDFNMGAMENKGLNVFNSKFVLAKPDTATDVDYEGIEAVIGHEYFHNWTGNRVTCRDWFQLTLKEGLTVFRDQEFTADMLSPAVKRIEDVKRLRTNQFPEDAGPMSHPIQPQSYIEMNNFYTMTVYEKGAEVVRLYHTLLGENGFRKGMDLYFSRHDGQAVTVEDFRNAMADANGVDLAQMHQWYLQSGTPILSVATDYDAGSKLFTLTLSQRIPKLEGGFKPMLIPVKMALFSEEGASLALNVAVEDRDNIVINGSEGLLKLTETTQKFSFEQVESNPIVSLLRGFSAPVILEYEQSNQDLAKLASFDSDSFVRWESMQTLALREIKRNISNYETGQNLQISDYFAQAFAGVLADSTIDKALKALTLTLPDLTYIGEQYQQMNVDAIYHVHRWLKQELATQYEGQFLTIYADLNKSEKVYRYQKEDIANRKLKNLCLQYLMLLPNQIQLGAEQFTQSSNMTDVLAALESLSHTDSLERQSCLNAFYDKWKEDTLVLDKWFSLQAGSHHLHSLSHVKELVEHKDFVYTNPNRVRSVLGVFGRLNMLGFHQASGEGYRFMAEQVIKLNRINPQVAARIVAPFTHWKRYDQQRQDMMKQALQQILESENLSKDVYEIVSKSLNAG